The Saccharopolyspora gloriosae genome window below encodes:
- a CDS encoding L-fucose/L-arabinose isomerase family protein: MARIGVVGISDGRDHVHARNAEFIQAKQDALVASLRAAGHDVVAGGDLVATNVLATSVAREVAAADVDVTVFYYTVWSFPHFTMLAADATRSPLVLVASTDPTEPGLVGMLAAGGALDQIGRKHTRAWGAPDSPELAAAIGVQATAAAAVKSLRGATFGRFGGRPMGMNTAVANTDQWQRQFGIDVEEIDQYELVLRAEKADAAEARKGREWIEQHAAGVHYDGKKLTPDLLERQIRSYIAVRDIIAERHLDFSGIKGQPELTENFATMDVTEAFLNDPYDWNGPKETHVCATEADMDGALTMQLFKQVARTPVLFADVRHYHADRDIWDLCNSGQHATWYAARSDDPAENLAKVNFYPEVFFFPAGGASVQHIAAPGQMTLGRLTREAGEYRLQMMLGEFESYDDDTNRTLVEQSTPEWPHAFARLDAPGDVFLSKFGANHLHAVPGDHRAELRAVAEQLGVRLDEWTRG; the protein is encoded by the coding sequence GTGGCCCGCATCGGTGTGGTCGGCATTTCCGACGGTCGTGATCATGTGCACGCTCGCAACGCGGAATTCATCCAAGCCAAGCAGGACGCCCTCGTGGCCTCGCTGCGGGCTGCAGGGCACGACGTCGTCGCAGGTGGTGACCTCGTGGCCACCAACGTGCTCGCCACCTCCGTGGCCCGCGAGGTGGCCGCCGCCGACGTCGACGTCACCGTCTTCTACTACACCGTCTGGTCGTTCCCGCACTTCACGATGCTCGCCGCCGACGCCACCCGCAGCCCGCTGGTGCTCGTCGCCAGCACCGACCCCACCGAACCCGGCCTCGTCGGGATGCTCGCCGCGGGCGGCGCGCTCGACCAGATCGGGCGCAAGCACACCCGGGCCTGGGGCGCCCCCGACTCCCCGGAACTCGCCGCCGCCATCGGCGTGCAGGCGACCGCCGCCGCCGCGGTGAAGTCGCTGCGCGGAGCCACCTTCGGCCGGTTCGGCGGGCGACCCATGGGCATGAACACCGCCGTGGCCAACACCGACCAGTGGCAGCGCCAGTTCGGCATCGACGTCGAAGAGATCGACCAGTACGAACTCGTGCTGCGCGCCGAGAAGGCCGACGCCGCCGAAGCCCGCAAGGGCCGCGAGTGGATCGAGCAGCACGCCGCCGGAGTGCACTACGACGGCAAGAAGCTCACCCCGGACCTGCTGGAACGCCAGATCCGCTCCTACATCGCGGTCCGCGACATCATCGCCGAACGCCACCTCGACTTCTCCGGCATCAAGGGCCAGCCGGAACTCACCGAGAACTTCGCGACGATGGACGTCACCGAGGCCTTCCTCAACGACCCCTACGACTGGAACGGGCCGAAGGAGACCCACGTCTGCGCCACCGAGGCCGACATGGACGGCGCGCTGACCATGCAGCTGTTCAAGCAGGTCGCCCGCACCCCGGTGCTGTTCGCCGACGTCCGGCACTACCACGCGGACCGGGACATCTGGGACCTGTGCAACTCCGGTCAGCACGCCACCTGGTACGCCGCGCGCAGCGACGACCCGGCGGAGAACCTCGCGAAGGTCAACTTCTACCCGGAGGTGTTCTTCTTCCCTGCGGGCGGCGCATCCGTGCAGCACATCGCCGCACCAGGGCAGATGACGCTCGGCAGGCTCACCAGGGAAGCCGGGGAGTACCGGCTGCAGATGATGCTCGGCGAGTTCGAGAGCTACGACGACGACACCAACCGCACCCTCGTCGAGCAGTCCACCCCGGAATGGCCGCACGCGTTCGCCCGGCTCGACGCGCCCGGCGACGTGTTCCTGTCCAAGTTCGGCGCCAACCACCTGCACGCCGTGCCCGGCGACCACCGCGCGGAACTGCGCGCCGTCGCCGAGCAGCTCGGCGTGCGCCTGGACGAGTGGACCCGGGGCTGA